From Saccharothrix espanaensis DSM 44229, the proteins below share one genomic window:
- a CDS encoding SGNH/GDSL hydrolase family protein, with amino-acid sequence MSRRSRLGSLGVLVSVLVVVGPFAAGAAPEPVRWVALGDSYTAGVFVGTPTPPLGGAGRDGCDRTADSYPDVVSRRLAAGAREVRLTDVSCGAATIEDVHSARQQPVSPVRPPADGWPAVAAQLDRVDAGTDVITIGVGGNSLPVASMVAACLLLGTDQPDDATPCRDAYENGHPIFAPEPVREIFQRVFREYVDLLEAVHGKAPDAKVVTVGYPVVFPQDAAGCDRADATQFSATVNDTALSMTKGDIEWLHSVLAELNSIIEDVTDLVDHGYVFVDTATSSEGHDVCAPVGAKWVEGVCGAAEDYWPASLELAAPPLTFELSCPEGTRATIVHPNRQSHADTAIRVEVAVRAAIGG; translated from the coding sequence GTGTCTCGACGTTCCAGGCTGGGCTCGCTGGGCGTGCTGGTGTCGGTGTTGGTGGTGGTGGGCCCGTTCGCGGCGGGGGCCGCGCCGGAGCCGGTGCGGTGGGTGGCGCTGGGCGATTCGTACACGGCGGGCGTGTTCGTCGGCACGCCGACGCCGCCGTTGGGCGGTGCCGGGCGGGACGGCTGCGACCGGACCGCGGACTCCTACCCCGATGTGGTGTCCCGGCGGCTCGCGGCGGGCGCGCGGGAGGTGCGGCTGACCGACGTGAGCTGCGGCGCCGCGACGATCGAGGACGTGCACAGCGCCCGCCAGCAGCCGGTCAGCCCGGTGCGGCCACCGGCCGACGGCTGGCCGGCGGTGGCCGCCCAGCTCGACCGGGTCGACGCGGGCACCGACGTGATCACGATCGGGGTCGGCGGGAACAGCCTGCCGGTGGCGTCGATGGTGGCGGCCTGCCTGCTGCTGGGCACCGACCAGCCCGACGACGCGACCCCGTGCCGGGACGCCTACGAGAACGGCCACCCGATCTTCGCGCCGGAGCCGGTCCGGGAGATCTTCCAGCGGGTGTTCCGGGAGTACGTGGACCTGCTGGAGGCGGTGCACGGGAAGGCGCCGGACGCGAAGGTCGTCACGGTCGGCTACCCGGTGGTGTTCCCGCAGGACGCGGCCGGCTGCGACCGGGCGGACGCCACCCAGTTCTCGGCGACGGTGAACGACACGGCGTTGTCGATGACCAAGGGCGACATCGAGTGGTTGCACTCGGTGCTCGCGGAGCTGAACTCGATCATCGAGGACGTCACCGACCTGGTCGACCACGGGTACGTGTTCGTCGACACGGCGACGTCGAGCGAGGGGCACGACGTGTGCGCGCCGGTCGGCGCGAAGTGGGTGGAGGGGGTGTGCGGCGCGGCCGAGGACTACTGGCCCGCGTCGCTGGAGTTGGCTGCCCCGCCGCTGACGTTCGAGCTGTCCTGCCCCGAGGGCACGCGCGCGACGATCGTGCACCCCAACCGCCAGAGCCACGCCGACACCGCGATCCGGGTCGAGGTGGCGGTGCGCGCGGCGATCGGCGGGTGA